The following proteins come from a genomic window of Streptomyces sp. NBC_01716:
- a CDS encoding NACHT N-terminal Helical domain 1-containing protein codes for MDPAVTTARLASGIVIPLIKKLFVRDGPGAGLVDRPVRISGLVSFRGEKRTLSDKDLHKIAAELVRRAVDPVGPGERPVPPDEDEAVVRALARTLHCLGDLDMEDVQAVQPGPQALARALQAVEPNATRDLSANATGLYDALLETACLYILHLFTQRSTFVARTLVRHTATLADLTW; via the coding sequence ATGGATCCGGCAGTCACCACCGCACGGCTCGCGTCGGGCATCGTCATACCGTTGATCAAGAAACTGTTCGTACGGGACGGGCCCGGCGCCGGGTTGGTCGACCGGCCGGTACGGATATCCGGCCTGGTCAGCTTCCGTGGCGAGAAGCGCACCCTGTCCGACAAGGACCTGCACAAGATCGCCGCCGAACTCGTCCGGCGCGCCGTCGACCCGGTCGGGCCCGGCGAGCGGCCGGTGCCGCCCGACGAGGACGAGGCCGTCGTGCGGGCCCTGGCCCGTACCCTGCACTGCCTGGGCGACCTCGACATGGAGGACGTACAGGCCGTCCAGCCCGGCCCGCAGGCGCTCGCCCGCGCGTTACAGGCGGTCGAACCGAATGCCACCCGCGATCTGTCGGCCAACGCCACCGGCCTGTACGACGCGCTCCTTGAGACCGCCTGCCTGTACATCCTGCACCTCTTCACGCAGCGCTCGACCTTTGTCGCACGCACCCTCGTACGGCACACCGCGACACTGGCCGACCTGACGTGGTGA
- a CDS encoding LysR family transcriptional regulator, translating to MERDELECFLILSEELHFGRTAERMRLSRARVSQLVQRLERRVGAPLFVRTSRRVVPTSLGRRLRADLEPHHRAIAEALERATATVRGIDTVLNVGFSNPLTGEIVMKATEALRETHPSLAVEICEIPLADPYGQLREGAFDLQLTEFPVLEEDLGRGPALLAEERVLALPSSHPLAARAALSLEDLADVTLLTIAGPAPASWLEHHVPSRTPAGRAIGRGPAVTNMQEALTLVGGAQGAFVAPAHTGTYYARPGVTYVPLSDAAPVGYGLVWRAGHTTAAIETFARTAARVAATEAAALA from the coding sequence ATGGAACGCGACGAGCTGGAGTGCTTCCTCATCCTCTCCGAGGAGCTGCACTTCGGCCGCACCGCCGAACGCATGCGGCTCTCCCGCGCCCGTGTCAGCCAGCTCGTCCAGCGTCTCGAACGCCGCGTCGGCGCACCGCTGTTCGTCCGTACGAGCCGCCGCGTCGTGCCCACCTCCCTCGGCCGCCGGCTCCGCGCCGACCTCGAACCGCACCACCGCGCCATCGCCGAGGCTCTCGAACGCGCCACCGCCACCGTGCGCGGCATCGACACCGTCCTCAACGTCGGCTTCTCCAACCCGCTGACCGGTGAGATCGTCATGAAGGCCACCGAGGCTCTACGGGAGACCCACCCCTCCCTCGCCGTCGAGATCTGCGAGATCCCGCTCGCGGACCCGTACGGGCAGCTGCGCGAGGGCGCGTTCGATCTCCAGCTCACCGAGTTCCCGGTACTGGAGGAGGACTTGGGCCGCGGTCCCGCGCTGCTCGCGGAGGAACGCGTTCTCGCGCTCCCCTCCTCGCATCCGCTCGCCGCCCGTGCCGCGCTCTCGCTGGAGGACCTGGCGGACGTCACCCTCCTCACGATCGCCGGACCGGCCCCCGCCTCCTGGCTGGAACACCATGTTCCGTCCCGCACCCCGGCCGGCCGAGCGATCGGACGCGGCCCCGCCGTCACCAACATGCAGGAGGCCCTGACCCTGGTGGGCGGCGCCCAGGGCGCGTTCGTGGCGCCCGCGCACACCGGCACGTACTACGCCCGCCCCGGCGTCACCTACGTCCCGCTCTCGGACGCGGCCCCGGTCGGGTACGGCCTGGTGTGGCGCGCGGGCCACACGACGGCCGCGATCGAGACGTTCGCGCGGACGGCGGCCCGCGTCGCCGCGACCGAGGCCGCCGCCCTCGCGTGA
- a CDS encoding MFS transporter, with protein MTGRDLGVLLVLCGAIFLEGIDVAMLNVALPSIRADLGLSTGSLQWVMSAYVLGYGGFMLLGGRAADLFGRRRMFTFWLLVFLLFSGLGGFATDGWMLIVARFVTGVAAAFMTPAGLSIITAGFEEGPRRNKALLFYSGTAAGGFSIGLVAGGLLTSVGWRWVFFVPVLLAALILPAALAFVPKSARPDRTGQSFDVLGGVTVTAAIVLLVLGVERASHSGAGATIGTLAAGLALLAAFVAVERRAAEPLVRLGIFRNGPLVRANLAGLLFAAGFFGFQFLVVLYLQELRGWSTLETSFAMLVIGIDAVLSPLLTPKLVDRFGNAKVIFGGLLLAAVAYALFLPVGADWTYPAMFPSLIVLGLAFSLAYGPLTIVATEGVKEEEQGLAGGLLYTFFQFGAALGLSAVTAVNVAATDGTSATSMLDGYRSALWVPVGTALVAVLIGALGLRRVQGSPAPAEARGGAGEGREEVPAPR; from the coding sequence CTGACAGGGCGCGACTTGGGTGTCCTGCTCGTCCTGTGCGGGGCGATCTTCCTCGAAGGTATCGACGTGGCGATGCTCAACGTCGCGCTGCCGTCCATCCGCGCCGATCTCGGTCTGTCCACCGGGTCCCTCCAGTGGGTCATGAGCGCGTACGTCCTCGGCTACGGCGGTTTCATGCTGCTCGGCGGCCGGGCGGCGGACCTCTTCGGGCGCCGCCGGATGTTCACGTTCTGGCTGCTGGTCTTCCTGCTCTTCTCGGGGCTCGGCGGCTTCGCCACGGACGGCTGGATGCTGATCGTCGCGCGCTTCGTCACCGGGGTCGCCGCCGCCTTCATGACCCCGGCGGGCCTGTCCATCATCACCGCCGGATTCGAGGAGGGGCCGCGGCGCAACAAGGCGCTGCTCTTCTACTCCGGCACGGCCGCGGGCGGGTTCTCGATCGGTCTCGTCGCGGGCGGGCTGCTCACCTCCGTCGGGTGGCGCTGGGTCTTCTTCGTGCCCGTCCTGCTGGCCGCGCTGATCCTGCCCGCCGCACTCGCCTTCGTACCGAAGTCGGCGCGTCCGGACCGTACCGGGCAGAGTTTCGACGTGCTGGGCGGCGTCACCGTCACCGCCGCGATCGTGCTGCTGGTGCTGGGAGTGGAACGTGCCTCGCACTCGGGCGCCGGCGCCACGATCGGCACGCTCGCCGCGGGGCTGGCACTGCTCGCCGCGTTCGTCGCCGTCGAACGGCGCGCGGCGGAGCCCCTCGTACGGCTCGGCATCTTCCGCAACGGCCCGCTCGTACGCGCCAACCTGGCCGGGCTGCTCTTCGCGGCGGGCTTCTTCGGATTCCAGTTCCTGGTGGTCCTCTACCTCCAGGAACTGCGCGGCTGGTCGACGCTCGAAACGAGCTTCGCGATGCTGGTCATCGGCATCGACGCGGTGCTCTCACCGCTCCTCACCCCCAAACTGGTCGACCGCTTCGGCAACGCCAAGGTGATCTTCGGCGGCCTCTTGCTCGCCGCCGTCGCGTATGCCCTGTTCCTGCCGGTCGGCGCGGACTGGACGTATCCGGCGATGTTCCCGAGCCTGATCGTCCTCGGTCTCGCCTTCTCCCTCGCGTACGGTCCGCTCACCATCGTCGCGACGGAGGGCGTGAAGGAAGAGGAACAGGGCCTGGCGGGCGGGCTGCTCTACACGTTCTTCCAATTCGGCGCGGCACTGGGCCTGTCGGCGGTCACCGCCGTCAATGTCGCGGCCACGGATGGGACTTCGGCCACGTCGATGCTGGACGGCTACCGGTCGGCGCTGTGGGTACCGGTGGGAACGGCACTGGTCGCGGTACTGATCGGGGCACTCGGGCTGCGCCGGGTCCAAGGAAGCCCGGCGCCGGCCGAGGCGCGGGGTGGCGCGGGCGAGGGACGCGAGGAGGTTCCCGCGCCGCGCTGA
- a CDS encoding class I SAM-dependent methyltransferase, which yields MPAKNLTVNRAALAHRVAYALRHPDRAPRYLARAARDTWLRHRWPDHISYYRAVMRSDTRADPNAAVGSRSHERWLALGSMQFDYLIGHGLRPGHRMLEIGCGNLRAGWRFIGHLEPGHYYGIDISPDILAAAQDTLVRHGLQDRLPTLTPVRDLKLSFLPDAHFDVVHAHSVFSHSPLPVIDECLAHVGRILAPGGWFDFTFDRTEGEEHQVLREDFYYRTETLTALAERHGLTARFMTDWEDLPHGQSKIRVTHGPKQDRARQ from the coding sequence ATGCCCGCCAAGAACCTCACCGTCAACCGCGCCGCCCTCGCCCACCGCGTCGCCTACGCGCTGCGCCACCCCGACCGCGCGCCGCGCTACCTGGCCCGCGCCGCCCGCGACACCTGGCTGCGCCACCGCTGGCCGGACCACATCTCGTACTACCGCGCGGTGATGCGCTCCGACACCCGCGCCGACCCGAACGCCGCCGTCGGCAGCCGCAGCCACGAACGGTGGCTGGCCCTCGGATCGATGCAGTTCGACTACCTCATCGGCCACGGGCTGCGCCCCGGACACCGGATGCTGGAGATCGGCTGCGGCAACCTCCGCGCGGGCTGGCGGTTCATCGGCCACCTGGAGCCGGGGCACTACTACGGCATCGACATCTCTCCCGACATACTCGCCGCCGCCCAGGACACCCTGGTACGCCACGGCCTCCAGGACCGCCTCCCGACCCTCACCCCGGTCCGCGACCTGAAGCTGAGCTTCCTCCCGGACGCGCACTTCGACGTGGTCCACGCCCACAGCGTCTTCTCGCACTCACCGCTCCCGGTGATCGACGAGTGCCTGGCCCATGTGGGCCGGATACTGGCGCCGGGCGGCTGGTTCGACTTCACCTTCGACCGCACCGAGGGCGAGGAACACCAGGTGCTGCGGGAGGACTTCTACTACCGCACCGAGACCCTGACAGCCCTGGCCGAGCGGCACGGCCTGACGGCCCGCTTCATGACCGACTGGGAGGACCTCCCCCACGGCCAGTCGAAGATCCGCGTCACCCACGGCCCGAAGCAGGATCGCGCCCGGCAGTAG
- a CDS encoding sensor histidine kinase, translating into MDAAFVLLVGASLARYLIRHEGERHTHWVVGLFVVFGLLYLLGRFLAPAPRSGTRPDARYLAWVGAVLAVWVVLLALAPSAAWCAMPLFFTGLHTLSTRTAVSLAAVLTLLVVASKMRFAQGQFDPNALLAPPAVAAVGTAVLIHLKRQAARQRALIDDLLRTRRDLAATERRAGILAERQRLSTEIHDTLAQGLSSQQMLLQAAERVWHADPDSARGHMRDAAEIASRSLAEARRFVHDLAPADLAERTLAPALAALADRESGEDLTVVFHLDGDPGPLPERVEAALLRIAQGALANVREHAGATRAALTLTCLDDQISLDVADDGGGFVVGAPPGRAGRGHGLPAMRARARQLGGTLTVESEPGEGTVVSAAVPLEPVRVPVSVPVSDEAVS; encoded by the coding sequence ATGGACGCCGCGTTCGTCCTGCTCGTCGGCGCCTCGCTCGCGCGTTATCTGATCCGGCACGAGGGCGAGAGGCACACCCACTGGGTGGTGGGGCTGTTCGTGGTGTTCGGGCTGCTCTATCTGCTCGGCCGGTTCCTGGCGCCCGCACCACGCTCCGGTACGCGTCCCGATGCCCGCTATCTCGCCTGGGTGGGCGCCGTGCTCGCGGTCTGGGTCGTGCTGCTCGCGCTCGCGCCGAGCGCCGCGTGGTGCGCGATGCCGCTCTTCTTCACCGGCCTGCACACCCTCTCGACGCGAACGGCGGTGTCGCTCGCCGCCGTACTGACCCTGCTGGTCGTGGCATCCAAAATGCGTTTCGCACAGGGCCAGTTCGACCCGAACGCGCTGCTCGCCCCGCCGGCCGTCGCCGCGGTCGGGACCGCCGTACTGATCCATCTCAAACGTCAGGCCGCCCGCCAGCGCGCCCTGATCGACGACCTTCTCCGTACGCGCCGGGACCTCGCCGCCACCGAGCGCCGGGCGGGGATCCTCGCGGAGCGGCAGCGGCTGTCGACGGAGATCCACGACACCCTCGCGCAGGGCCTGTCCAGCCAGCAGATGCTGCTCCAGGCCGCCGAACGCGTCTGGCACGCGGACCCGGATTCGGCGCGCGGACACATGCGGGACGCGGCCGAGATCGCGTCCAGGAGCCTCGCCGAGGCGCGCAGGTTCGTGCACGACCTGGCCCCGGCCGACCTCGCCGAGCGCACACTCGCCCCGGCGCTCGCCGCGCTCGCCGACCGCGAGAGCGGAGAGGACCTGACGGTGGTCTTCCACCTCGACGGCGACCCGGGCCCGTTGCCGGAACGGGTCGAGGCGGCGCTGCTGCGCATCGCGCAGGGCGCGCTGGCCAACGTACGCGAGCACGCCGGGGCGACCCGGGCCGCGCTGACGCTGACCTGCCTGGACGACCAGATCTCGCTGGACGTCGCGGACGACGGCGGCGGGTTCGTCGTCGGCGCCCCGCCGGGCCGCGCGGGGCGCGGGCACGGGCTGCCGGCGATGCGCGCGCGGGCACGGCAGTTGGGCGGCACGCTCACCGTGGAGTCGGAGCCGGGCGAGGGCACGGTTGTCTCGGCGGCGGTGCCACTGGAGCCGGTACGCGTGCCGGTATCCGTACCCGTATCCGATGAGGCGGTGTCATGA
- a CDS encoding response regulator transcription factor, with protein sequence MSPVRLLLCDDHAVVRAGLRALLSSTDGIEVVAEAGSGEEALAMAARVRPDVVLMDLQLGDGMDGVAATRHLLTGEGYGPAAGGGPRVLVLTMFDTDADITRAIEAGATGYLLKAEQPEELFAAIRDAASGHTALSPPIADRVLAQLRSPRPTLSVRELEILRQLARGLGNRDIARALFISEATVKTHLGRIYGKLGVDTRAGAVALAKEQRLLP encoded by the coding sequence ATGAGTCCCGTACGGCTGCTGCTCTGCGACGACCACGCGGTGGTACGGGCCGGCCTGCGCGCGCTGTTGTCCAGCACCGACGGCATCGAGGTGGTCGCCGAGGCGGGCAGCGGCGAGGAGGCACTGGCGATGGCGGCGCGCGTACGGCCCGACGTCGTCCTGATGGACCTCCAACTCGGCGACGGCATGGACGGCGTGGCGGCCACGAGACACCTGCTCACGGGTGAGGGGTACGGTCCCGCGGCCGGGGGCGGGCCGCGCGTACTGGTGCTGACGATGTTCGACACGGACGCCGACATCACGCGCGCCATCGAGGCGGGCGCGACGGGCTATCTGCTCAAGGCGGAGCAGCCGGAGGAACTCTTCGCCGCCATCCGCGACGCGGCCTCCGGCCACACGGCGCTCTCGCCCCCGATCGCCGACCGCGTCCTGGCCCAACTGCGCAGCCCGCGGCCCACCTTGTCCGTACGGGAGCTGGAGATACTCCGCCAACTGGCGCGCGGCCTGGGCAACCGCGACATCGCCCGCGCGCTGTTCATCAGCGAGGCGACGGTGAAGACCCATCTGGGCCGTATCTACGGCAAGTTGGGGGTCGATACGCGGGCGGGGGCGGTGGCACTGGCGAAGGAACAGCGATTGCTTCCCTGA
- a CDS encoding CoA-binding protein, with the protein MTVYGDDATASNILTNTGDIWAVVGLSSNPERAAYRVADKLRRIGKKVVPVHPKAEAVEGEQGYASLADIPFPVDVVNVFVNSDLAGAIADQAVTLGAKAVWFQLEVIDEPAYARTRAAGLQMVMNRSAGREITRLGLL; encoded by the coding sequence ATGACGGTCTACGGCGATGACGCGACGGCAAGCAACATCCTGACCAACACCGGAGACATCTGGGCAGTGGTCGGCCTGTCCAGCAACCCCGAACGGGCCGCCTACCGCGTGGCCGACAAACTGCGCCGCATCGGCAAGAAGGTGGTGCCGGTGCACCCCAAGGCCGAAGCGGTGGAAGGCGAACAGGGCTACGCCTCCCTGGCGGACATCCCCTTCCCGGTGGATGTGGTGAACGTATTCGTCAACTCCGACCTGGCCGGGGCCATCGCGGACCAGGCGGTGACGCTCGGCGCGAAGGCGGTCTGGTTCCAACTGGAGGTCATAGACGAGCCCGCGTACGCCCGCACACGGGCGGCGGGCCTCCAGATGGTGATGAACCGCTCGGCGGGACGGGAGATCACCCGCCTGGGCCTGCTCTGA
- a CDS encoding alpha/beta hydrolase, which produces MRRFRKILSTAVLTALLVGGTAGGASASSVSVPGGPLPGTAAWLADDSLGRQLPDPGTATPSDVAAFFGGLTGAQRQRLVEEHPTVVGNLDGAPVELRYEANAPAGEQVLAYDPRGRGLIAQVVGDLENAAHVSMIVPGSDIDVSTFDRTAQRAADLQEEAGDDTAVIAWAGYTTPSGIGLDQATGRLAEAGAERLGRFTDGLDAAGLPDPTLFCHSYGSVVCGLAAADTDAGDIVVMGSPGMRADDVTALDTDARVWAAKSPEDWIGRVPHVEFLGLGHGADPTSPDFGATVLPADDVPEHDAYFTPGTSTLTAFAAIAEGDLR; this is translated from the coding sequence ATGCGTCGCTTCAGGAAGATCCTCAGCACCGCCGTACTGACCGCGCTGCTGGTCGGCGGTACGGCCGGTGGGGCCTCGGCGAGCAGCGTTTCCGTGCCCGGTGGGCCGCTTCCCGGGACCGCCGCGTGGCTGGCGGACGACTCTCTGGGCAGGCAGCTGCCGGACCCGGGCACGGCCACCCCGTCCGACGTCGCGGCCTTCTTCGGCGGGCTCACCGGTGCTCAGCGGCAGCGGCTCGTCGAGGAGCATCCCACCGTGGTGGGCAACCTCGACGGCGCCCCCGTGGAGCTCAGGTACGAGGCCAACGCCCCCGCCGGCGAGCAGGTTCTCGCGTACGACCCGCGTGGTCGCGGGCTGATCGCGCAGGTCGTGGGGGATCTGGAGAACGCCGCCCACGTCTCGATGATCGTCCCCGGTTCGGACATCGACGTCTCGACGTTCGACCGTACGGCACAGCGGGCCGCCGACCTCCAGGAGGAGGCGGGCGACGACACGGCCGTCATCGCCTGGGCCGGTTACACCACCCCCTCGGGCATCGGCCTCGACCAGGCGACGGGCCGGCTCGCCGAGGCCGGTGCCGAGCGCCTCGGCCGGTTCACCGACGGTCTGGACGCGGCCGGCCTCCCGGACCCCACCCTCTTCTGCCACAGCTACGGCTCCGTGGTCTGCGGCCTCGCCGCCGCAGACACCGACGCGGGCGACATCGTCGTCATGGGGTCGCCCGGCATGCGCGCCGACGACGTCACCGCGCTGGACACCGATGCCCGCGTCTGGGCGGCGAAGTCCCCGGAGGACTGGATCGGCCGCGTCCCCCATGTCGAGTTCCTGGGCCTGGGCCACGGCGCCGACCCCACATCGCCCGACTTCGGCGCGACCGTCCTGCCCGCCGACGACGTCCCGGAGCACGACGCGTACTTCACGCCCGGCACCTCCACCCTGACCGCGTTCGCGGCGATCGCCGAGGGAGACCTGCGATGA
- a CDS encoding acyltransferase family protein, giving the protein MPTKSTKLAALTARIDERTPAHRDRAIDGLRALALLAVPAGHWLVGGFTLDTGGGLHNASPLATFGALAPASWILQLLGIFFLVGGYSSYLSYQRRKGSTRQWITGRLARLGRPVLGVTAVWALLLPTLHYGFGVPTGTLHTASTLVVQPLWFVGVYAVITALTPYCVRASRRLGFWSAAPLLGSVAVVDFLRYGPYAEAMPSWVSLLNLLPGWMFAYQLGVTWADKRLGRREAWLLLVGGTALFATLLLAFHYPASMVGVPGESRTNSHPPSLLVLALAAAQSGAAILLRDRLARLLRRPAVWAPVVIINLSAMTILCWHQTAMLAAAVPASYSGEIPGLTAAPDTAGWLLARLAWMPLFAGLLVVIAKFARPLETPWDRTGMARRAAAGVLAAGFGYFALAA; this is encoded by the coding sequence ATGCCTACGAAGTCGACCAAGCTCGCCGCGCTCACCGCCAGGATCGACGAGCGGACACCCGCCCACCGCGACCGCGCCATCGACGGCCTGCGCGCCCTCGCGCTCCTGGCCGTCCCGGCCGGCCACTGGCTGGTCGGCGGCTTCACCCTCGACACCGGCGGCGGACTGCACAACGCCAGCCCGCTGGCCACGTTCGGCGCGCTGGCCCCGGCCAGCTGGATCCTCCAGCTGCTGGGCATCTTCTTCCTGGTCGGCGGCTACTCCTCGTACCTCTCCTACCAGCGCCGCAAGGGCTCCACCCGCCAGTGGATCACCGGCCGGCTCGCCCGTCTGGGGCGTCCCGTTCTCGGTGTCACCGCCGTATGGGCGCTGCTGCTTCCCACCCTCCATTACGGCTTCGGCGTCCCGACCGGCACCCTGCACACCGCGTCGACGCTGGTCGTCCAGCCCCTGTGGTTCGTCGGCGTCTACGCGGTGATCACGGCCCTCACGCCGTACTGCGTGCGCGCCTCGCGGCGTCTGGGCTTCTGGTCCGCCGCCCCGCTGCTCGGCTCGGTCGCGGTGGTCGACTTCCTGCGTTACGGGCCGTACGCGGAGGCGATGCCGTCCTGGGTGAGCCTGCTCAATCTGCTGCCGGGCTGGATGTTCGCGTACCAACTGGGCGTGACCTGGGCGGACAAGCGGCTGGGCCGCCGCGAGGCGTGGCTGCTGCTGGTGGGCGGCACGGCCCTGTTCGCCACCCTGCTGCTCGCCTTCCACTACCCGGCGTCGATGGTGGGCGTGCCCGGTGAGTCCCGTACCAACTCCCACCCGCCGTCCCTGCTGGTCCTGGCGCTCGCCGCCGCCCAGTCCGGCGCGGCGATCCTGCTGCGCGACCGGCTGGCCCGGCTGCTGCGGCGCCCCGCCGTATGGGCCCCGGTGGTGATCATCAACCTGTCGGCGATGACGATCCTGTGCTGGCACCAGACGGCGATGCTCGCCGCTGCGGTCCCCGCCTCGTACTCCGGCGAGATCCCCGGCCTGACCGCCGCGCCGGACACGGCGGGCTGGCTCCTGGCGCGGCTGGCCTGGATGCCGCTCTTCGCGGGGCTGCTCGTGGTGATCGCGAAGTTCGCCCGGCCCCTGGAGACCCCGTGGGACCGCACCGGCATGGCCCGTCGTGCGGCGGCGGGCGTGCTGGCGGCGGGGTTCGGCTACTTCGCGCTGGCGGCGTGA
- a CDS encoding fatty acid desaturase family protein, whose translation MSSAGETALPHPERAHPESATASQPPPDTGSEFTSLLRDVRGQDLLARRTGWYARTIAANALCLAAVATGMALIGGSWWVLLLAPVLAVLCARTAFIGHDAGHAQISGDRATNRRIGLIHGNLLLGMSYAWWNDKHNRHHANPNHIDKDPDVAADVLVFTGEQAATRTGFRAWLTRHQAWLFFPLTLLEGIALKVYGFQDLRSQTGRERLVEGALLVAHVAGYVTLLLTTMPLAHALVFAALHQALFGLHLGMAFAPNHKGMDMPDPDGEKWGHLRRQVLTSRNIRGSVLTDWFLGGLNYQIEHHLFPSMPRPHLKLARPMVEAHCRDLGIPYAETGLVDSYRQALRHMHDVGEPLRAEPVLTPSRRA comes from the coding sequence ATGTCCTCGGCCGGCGAAACCGCTCTGCCGCACCCCGAGAGGGCGCACCCCGAGAGTGCCACCGCGAGCCAGCCCCCACCGGACACGGGCAGCGAGTTCACGTCCCTGCTGCGCGACGTCAGGGGACAGGACCTGCTCGCCCGGCGCACCGGCTGGTACGCACGCACCATCGCGGCCAACGCGCTCTGCCTGGCCGCCGTCGCCACCGGCATGGCGCTCATCGGCGGCTCGTGGTGGGTGCTTCTTCTCGCCCCCGTCCTCGCCGTCCTGTGCGCCCGGACGGCGTTCATCGGACACGACGCGGGCCACGCCCAGATCAGCGGCGACCGCGCCACGAACCGCCGTATCGGGCTCATCCACGGCAACCTGCTGCTCGGCATGAGTTACGCCTGGTGGAACGACAAGCACAACCGCCACCACGCCAACCCCAACCACATCGACAAGGACCCGGACGTCGCCGCGGACGTCCTCGTCTTCACCGGCGAGCAGGCCGCCACCCGCACCGGCTTCCGCGCCTGGCTCACCCGCCACCAGGCATGGCTCTTCTTCCCCCTCACCCTCCTCGAAGGCATCGCCCTGAAGGTCTACGGCTTTCAGGACCTGCGCAGTCAGACCGGCCGCGAGCGCCTGGTGGAGGGCGCGCTCCTCGTCGCCCACGTCGCCGGGTACGTCACCCTGCTCCTGACGACCATGCCGCTCGCGCACGCCCTCGTCTTCGCCGCGCTCCATCAGGCCCTGTTCGGGCTCCACCTGGGCATGGCCTTCGCGCCCAACCACAAGGGGATGGACATGCCCGACCCCGACGGCGAGAAGTGGGGACACCTGCGCCGCCAGGTCCTCACGTCGCGCAACATCAGGGGCAGCGTCCTCACGGACTGGTTCCTCGGCGGTCTCAACTACCAGATAGAACACCACCTGTTCCCCAGCATGCCCCGCCCCCACCTGAAGCTCGCGCGACCCATGGTGGAGGCCCACTGCCGCGACCTCGGTATCCCCTACGCGGAGACCGGCCTCGTCGACTCGTACCGGCAGGCGCTGCGGCACATGCACGACGTGGGAGAACCGCTGCGCGCGGAGCCGGTCCTGACGCCGTCCCGCCGCGCATAG
- a CDS encoding sensor histidine kinase — protein MTSVEEERPRKGKRARKRGRERQEERARQEERPRVLLAGASRRWVRLLPWGVAFLLFVALLPTTIQVLTADYGLNGGIASGLAVAQTAPLLLAIVRPLRAWYVIFVADMGGALVLLTVDFEERLLWPFPPMQIVGYVGLCLALGLREPLRTLLVVWLATAAAGVGLEFVTPHGTGGNSPLLIILSGVALVLGAALRERSEVQRRLVEQETISEAERGRRTLLEERARIARELHDVVAHHMSVITVQADTAAYRLQGLPPDVQEEFASVAATARQSLGEMRRLLGVLRNEEAHGELAPQPGLTQIGQLAEATARAGVPVEFTPCDTDVPEAEALAAYRIVQEALANVVRHAPGAPTRVSVSVSGMGSGAAPEDGERLTVLVVNGPPPVPPAAPLEVGGTGHGLVGMRERVRILGGTLDAGPLPDGGFRVIAQIPLTERDFT, from the coding sequence ATGACCTCAGTGGAGGAGGAACGCCCGCGGAAGGGGAAACGCGCGCGGAAGCGGGGACGCGAGCGGCAGGAGGAACGCGCGCGGCAGGAGGAACGCCCGCGCGTGCTGCTCGCGGGGGCTTCACGCCGGTGGGTACGGCTGCTGCCGTGGGGCGTGGCGTTCCTGCTGTTCGTCGCCCTGCTGCCCACCACCATCCAGGTGCTCACCGCCGACTACGGCCTGAACGGCGGCATCGCGAGCGGGCTGGCCGTCGCGCAGACGGCGCCGCTGCTGCTCGCCATCGTCCGTCCGCTGCGGGCCTGGTACGTGATCTTCGTCGCCGACATGGGCGGGGCGCTCGTCCTGCTCACCGTCGACTTCGAGGAGCGGCTGTTGTGGCCGTTCCCGCCCATGCAGATCGTCGGGTACGTCGGCCTCTGCCTCGCCCTCGGCCTGCGCGAGCCGCTCCGGACGCTGCTGGTGGTGTGGCTGGCGACGGCGGCCGCGGGTGTCGGCCTGGAGTTCGTCACGCCCCACGGCACGGGCGGCAACAGCCCACTGCTCATCATTCTCAGCGGCGTCGCACTCGTGCTCGGCGCGGCACTCCGCGAGCGTTCCGAGGTACAGCGCAGGCTGGTCGAGCAGGAGACGATCAGCGAGGCCGAGCGCGGCCGGCGGACGCTGCTGGAGGAACGCGCCCGCATCGCCCGCGAGTTGCACGACGTGGTGGCGCACCACATGTCCGTCATCACGGTGCAGGCGGACACCGCGGCGTACCGCCTCCAAGGGCTGCCGCCGGACGTGCAGGAGGAGTTCGCGTCCGTCGCGGCGACCGCGCGCCAGTCGCTCGGTGAGATGCGACGGCTCCTCGGCGTACTCCGGAACGAGGAAGCGCACGGCGAACTCGCACCCCAGCCGGGCCTGACGCAGATCGGGCAACTGGCGGAGGCCACGGCGAGGGCGGGCGTGCCGGTGGAGTTCACCCCCTGCGACACCGACGTGCCGGAGGCGGAGGCACTCGCCGCGTACCGCATCGTGCAGGAGGCCCTTGCGAACGTCGTCCGGCATGCGCCGGGTGCTCCGACGCGGGTGTCGGTCTCCGTGTCGGGGATGGGATCGGGGGCGGCGCCGGAGGACGGGGAGCGGCTCACTGTCCTCGTCGTCAACGGGCCGCCGCCCGTGCCGCCCGCCGCGCCGCTGGAGGTGGGCGGCACCGGTCACGGCCTCGTCGGCATGCGCGAGCGCGTGCGGATCCTCGGCGGCACGCTCGACGCGGGGCCGCTGCCGGACGGCGGCTTCCGTGTGATCGCCCAAATTCCCCTGACAGAAAGGGACTTCACGTGA